From Amycolatopsis sp. cg9, one genomic window encodes:
- the fdh gene encoding formate dehydrogenase encodes MGPRRWLESWPVYRQLTGADPLGRGKAAESPRSEALAPRTAGADRVAKSVCPYCAVGCGQQVFVKDGKVVQIEGDPDSPISRGRLCPKGSASKQLVTGPHREQKVRYRAPYATEWTELDLETALDMVADRVLDARRKGWQDTDDHGAPLGRTMGIASLGGATLDNEENYLIKKLFTALGAIQIENQARIUHSATVPGLGTSFGRGGATDYQQDLRNADCVIIMGSNMAEAHPVGFQWVMEAKARGAQVLHIDPRFTRTSALADAHVPLRAGTDIAFLGGVINHILSNDLDFREYVVAYTNASFLVHEDFQDTEDLDGLFSGYDEATAAYDPATWHYQDVEPRETGHGKETSPSDQHGSGGPVLEGGSEEIAADPTLEHPRCVFQILKRHFARYTPEMVEATCGTPKELFLRVCDAWTRNSGRERTTALVYSVGWTQHSVGAQYIRAGSIIQLLLGNIGRPGGGVFALRGHASIQGSTDIPTLFNLLPGYLPMPTPDQRTLGDYLEHVSGDKQKGFWRNADAYTVSLLKEYWGEKATPDNDFCFGYLPRINGDHGTYRTVMDMVDGKVSGYFLLGQNPAVGSAHGKLQRLGMANLDWLVVRDLTMIESATFWKDAPEVETGEITPATCRTEVFFFPAASHVEKEGTFTQTQRMLQWREKAVEPAGDQRSELWFFYHLGRKLRERLAGSADERDRPVLDLAWDYAVHGDEPSAEDVLRRINGQDLRTGEELGGYLELKADGSTSSGCWIYCGVYADGVNQAARRKSRFEQDETALEWGWVWPLNRRVLYNRASADPAGKPWSARKALVWWDADAGEWTGHDVPDFEKTKPPDHVPPAGAVGPAALRGDDPFIMQSDGKAWLFAPSGLADGPLPTHYEPHESPFRNPFYAQQANPARKVYGRRDNPSNPSPPEAHSEVFPFVFTAARLTEHHTAGGMSRTLPYLAELQPDLFVEVSPELAQLRGLAHLGWAHVVTSRAAVEARVFVTDRLRPLRVQDRVVHQVWLPYHWGGSGLVPGDVVNDLFGVVLDPNVFIQESKVATCDVRPGKRPRGAALTAYLAEYRERAGITPETGTRVSTAHETRHVEPGHEEDGT; translated from the coding sequence ATGGGACCACGGCGGTGGCTCGAATCCTGGCCCGTGTACCGCCAGCTCACCGGCGCCGATCCGCTCGGGCGGGGCAAGGCCGCGGAGTCGCCGCGGTCCGAAGCTCTCGCTCCGCGTACCGCGGGTGCCGATCGGGTGGCCAAGTCCGTCTGTCCCTACTGCGCTGTCGGGTGCGGGCAGCAGGTGTTCGTCAAGGACGGGAAGGTCGTCCAGATCGAAGGCGATCCCGACAGCCCCATCTCGCGGGGGCGGCTCTGCCCGAAGGGGTCGGCCAGCAAGCAGCTGGTCACCGGGCCGCACCGGGAACAAAAGGTCCGCTACCGCGCGCCCTATGCCACCGAGTGGACCGAGCTGGACCTCGAGACCGCGCTCGACATGGTCGCCGACCGGGTGCTCGACGCGCGGCGGAAGGGCTGGCAGGACACCGATGACCACGGTGCGCCGCTGGGCCGGACCATGGGCATCGCCAGTCTCGGCGGCGCCACCCTGGACAACGAAGAGAACTACCTGATCAAGAAGCTCTTCACCGCGCTCGGCGCGATCCAGATCGAAAACCAGGCGCGTATTTGACACTCCGCCACCGTTCCCGGTCTGGGGACTTCCTTCGGTCGCGGTGGCGCGACGGACTACCAGCAGGACCTGCGGAACGCCGACTGCGTCATCATCATGGGCTCCAACATGGCCGAGGCGCATCCGGTCGGGTTCCAGTGGGTGATGGAGGCGAAGGCGCGCGGTGCGCAGGTGCTGCACATCGACCCGCGGTTCACCCGGACGAGCGCGCTCGCCGATGCCCACGTGCCGCTGCGGGCGGGGACGGACATCGCCTTCCTCGGCGGGGTGATCAACCACATCCTGAGCAACGACCTGGACTTCCGCGAGTACGTCGTCGCCTACACCAACGCGTCCTTCCTGGTGCACGAGGACTTCCAGGACACCGAGGACCTCGACGGCCTCTTCAGCGGCTACGACGAAGCCACGGCCGCCTACGACCCGGCGACCTGGCACTACCAGGACGTCGAGCCGCGGGAAACCGGGCACGGGAAGGAAACTTCGCCGTCGGACCAGCACGGCTCCGGCGGCCCGGTCCTCGAAGGCGGCAGCGAGGAGATCGCCGCCGACCCGACGCTGGAGCACCCGCGCTGCGTGTTCCAGATCCTCAAGCGCCACTTCGCCCGCTACACCCCGGAAATGGTCGAGGCCACCTGCGGCACGCCGAAGGAGCTCTTCCTGCGGGTCTGCGACGCCTGGACGCGCAACTCCGGCCGGGAGCGCACCACCGCGCTCGTCTACAGCGTGGGCTGGACGCAGCACAGCGTCGGCGCGCAGTACATCCGCGCGGGCTCGATCATCCAGCTGCTGCTGGGCAACATCGGCCGGCCCGGCGGCGGGGTGTTCGCGCTGCGCGGGCACGCCAGCATCCAGGGCTCGACCGACATCCCGACGCTGTTCAACCTGCTGCCCGGCTACCTGCCGATGCCCACCCCCGACCAACGCACGCTCGGCGACTACCTCGAGCACGTCAGCGGCGACAAGCAGAAGGGCTTCTGGCGCAACGCCGACGCCTACACCGTGTCGCTGCTCAAGGAGTACTGGGGCGAGAAAGCCACGCCGGACAACGACTTCTGCTTCGGCTACCTGCCGCGGATCAACGGCGACCACGGCACCTACCGGACCGTGATGGACATGGTCGACGGCAAGGTGTCCGGCTACTTCCTGCTCGGGCAGAACCCGGCCGTCGGCTCGGCGCACGGGAAGCTGCAGCGGCTCGGCATGGCCAACCTCGACTGGCTGGTCGTGCGCGACCTGACCATGATCGAGAGCGCCACCTTCTGGAAGGACGCGCCGGAGGTCGAAACCGGCGAGATCACGCCGGCGACGTGCCGCACCGAAGTGTTCTTCTTCCCCGCCGCCTCGCACGTCGAGAAGGAGGGGACGTTCACCCAGACCCAGCGCATGCTGCAGTGGCGCGAAAAGGCCGTCGAACCGGCCGGGGACCAGCGCTCGGAGCTGTGGTTCTTCTACCACCTGGGCCGCAAGCTGCGGGAGCGCCTCGCCGGGTCCGCCGACGAGCGCGACCGGCCGGTGCTCGACCTCGCCTGGGACTACGCGGTGCACGGCGACGAGCCGTCGGCCGAAGACGTGCTGCGGCGGATCAACGGCCAGGACCTCCGCACCGGCGAGGAACTCGGCGGCTACCTCGAGCTCAAGGCCGACGGCAGCACCTCGAGCGGCTGCTGGATCTACTGCGGGGTCTACGCCGACGGCGTCAACCAGGCCGCCCGCCGCAAGTCCCGGTTCGAACAGGACGAAACGGCCCTCGAGTGGGGCTGGGTCTGGCCGCTCAACCGGCGCGTCCTGTACAACCGCGCGTCCGCCGACCCGGCCGGGAAGCCGTGGAGCGCGCGGAAGGCCCTGGTGTGGTGGGACGCCGACGCCGGCGAGTGGACCGGCCACGACGTGCCCGACTTCGAGAAGACCAAGCCGCCGGACCACGTGCCGCCCGCAGGCGCGGTCGGGCCGGCCGCGCTGCGCGGCGACGACCCGTTCATCATGCAGTCCGACGGGAAGGCGTGGCTGTTCGCGCCGTCCGGGCTGGCCGACGGCCCGCTCCCGACGCACTACGAACCGCACGAGTCGCCGTTCCGCAACCCCTTCTACGCCCAGCAGGCCAACCCGGCGCGGAAGGTCTACGGCCGCCGGGACAACCCGTCGAACCCGTCGCCGCCGGAAGCGCACAGCGAGGTGTTCCCGTTCGTCTTCACCGCCGCGCGGCTGACCGAGCACCACACCGCGGGCGGGATGAGCCGGACCCTGCCCTACCTGGCGGAGCTGCAGCCGGACCTGTTCGTCGAGGTCTCCCCCGAGCTCGCCCAGCTGCGCGGGCTGGCGCACCTGGGCTGGGCGCACGTCGTCACCTCGCGGGCTGCCGTCGAGGCACGCGTCTTCGTGACCGACCGGCTGCGGCCGCTGCGGGTGCAGGACCGGGTCGTGCACCAGGTGTGGCTGCCCTACCACTGGGGCGGTTCCGGGCTGGTGCCCGGCGACGTCGTGAACGACCTGTTCGGCGTCGTGCTGGACCCGAACGTGTTCATCCAGGAGAGCAAGGTCGCCACCTGCGACGTCCGGCCCGGCAAGCGGCCGCGCGGCGCCGCGCTCACCGCGTACCTCGCCGAGTACCGGGAGCGCGCGGGCATCACGCCGGAAACGGGTACGCGGGTGTCGACCGCGCACGAAACCCGGCACGTCGAACCCGGCCACGAGGAGGACGGGACATGA
- a CDS encoding acyl-CoA dehydrogenase family protein encodes MDLTTEQRDFVSAVDDFCRREVGTRDTPHDDALYRKMAELGWLGINVPQEYGGAGQGMLDLVLFLETIAYRQAPIGGFATSVITAASYAKFASEERRREVLGDFLRGEVLAVSMSEPGAGSDVGALACKAARQDGGWVVDGQKTWCSNAHLARHILLVARTSADGGKHDGLTMFSVPVGVDGLAIHGIDTMGGREVNDLYFTGCALPGDAVVGEVGQGWRQLMAGLNLERMILAALMLGTARRAFEDTVSYVRERHQFGRPVGSFQALRHRLADHATELECTRLLVHDVARRIDAADGQPLPREASMAKLKATEFAKAMALDGMQMLGGYGYATEYGMERLVRATVVSTVYGGTSEIQRDVIGKTYGL; translated from the coding sequence GTGGACCTGACCACCGAACAGCGCGACTTCGTCTCCGCCGTCGACGACTTCTGCCGGCGCGAGGTGGGCACCCGCGACACCCCGCACGACGACGCGCTGTACCGCAAGATGGCCGAGCTGGGCTGGCTGGGCATCAACGTGCCGCAGGAGTACGGCGGCGCCGGCCAGGGGATGCTGGACCTGGTGCTGTTCCTGGAAACCATCGCCTACCGGCAGGCACCGATCGGCGGGTTCGCCACCTCGGTGATCACGGCCGCGTCCTACGCGAAGTTCGCGAGCGAGGAGCGCAGGCGGGAGGTGCTGGGCGACTTCCTGCGCGGCGAGGTGCTCGCCGTCTCGATGTCCGAACCCGGCGCGGGCTCCGACGTCGGCGCGCTGGCGTGCAAGGCGGCGCGGCAGGACGGCGGCTGGGTCGTCGACGGCCAGAAGACGTGGTGCTCCAACGCCCACCTGGCCCGGCACATCCTGCTGGTCGCCCGCACCTCCGCCGACGGCGGCAAGCACGACGGCCTGACGATGTTCTCGGTCCCGGTCGGCGTAGACGGCCTGGCGATCCACGGCATCGACACGATGGGCGGCCGCGAGGTCAACGACCTGTACTTCACCGGCTGCGCACTGCCCGGCGACGCGGTGGTCGGCGAGGTCGGCCAGGGCTGGCGCCAGCTGATGGCGGGGCTGAACCTCGAGCGGATGATCCTGGCCGCGCTGATGCTCGGCACCGCGCGCCGCGCGTTCGAGGACACCGTGTCGTACGTGCGCGAACGCCACCAGTTCGGCCGCCCGGTGGGCTCGTTCCAGGCGTTGCGGCACCGCCTCGCCGACCACGCGACGGAGCTGGAGTGCACCCGCCTCCTGGTCCACGACGTCGCCCGCAGGATCGACGCGGCGGACGGGCAGCCGCTGCCGCGGGAGGCGTCGATGGCGAAGCTGAAGGCGACGGAGTTCGCGAAGGCCATGGCGCTCGACGGCATGCAGATGCTCGGCGGGTACGGGTATGCGACGGAGTACGGGATGGAACGGCTGGTCCGGGCGACGGTGGTGTCCACGGTGTACGGCGGGACGAGCGAGATCCAGCGCGACGTGATCGGGAAGACGTACGGCCTCTGA
- a CDS encoding TetR/AcrR family transcriptional regulator, with product MAVEPVVSPFTAAPGAESLLERAYTDALEQVGDTDQIRVRVLDAAHEQFCRMGIQRSTMEDVAKRAGLSRITVYRRFATKDTLVEHVVRREYRRYFDRFLVEIKQAETVADRVVLGFVSSLRAIRGNRLIGGLITAEPGLLASSMITDDGRTLATVREFVAGQLRREQHAGTVSAELDVEVVAELMVRVSASFLAIPSHVVDLDDDERLAELARRYLVPMLEA from the coding sequence GTGGCTGTGGAACCCGTGGTGTCGCCGTTCACCGCCGCGCCCGGCGCGGAATCGCTGCTGGAGCGCGCCTACACCGACGCGCTGGAGCAGGTCGGCGACACCGACCAGATCCGGGTCCGCGTGCTCGACGCCGCGCACGAGCAGTTCTGCCGGATGGGCATCCAGCGCTCCACGATGGAGGACGTCGCCAAGCGCGCCGGGCTGTCCCGCATCACGGTCTACCGGCGGTTCGCCACGAAGGACACGCTCGTCGAGCACGTCGTGCGCCGCGAGTACCGCCGCTACTTCGACCGGTTCCTCGTCGAGATCAAGCAGGCCGAGACCGTCGCCGACCGGGTCGTGCTCGGCTTCGTGAGCTCGCTGCGCGCGATCCGCGGCAACCGGCTGATCGGCGGGCTGATCACCGCGGAACCGGGCCTGCTGGCGTCGTCGATGATCACCGACGACGGCCGGACGCTGGCCACCGTGCGGGAGTTCGTGGCCGGGCAGCTGCGGCGGGAGCAGCACGCCGGCACCGTGTCCGCCGAGCTGGACGTCGAGGTCGTGGCCGAGCTGATGGTCCGCGTGTCCGCCTCCTTCCTGGCCATTCCCAGCCACGTCGTCGACCTCGACGACGACGAGCGGCTCGCGGAACTGGCGCGGCGCTACCTCGTACCCATGCTCGAAGCTTGA
- a CDS encoding oxygenase MpaB family protein, with protein sequence MAKDEVSRRLALKRGGTLGIVGAVTVASPLLWTWPAEASVAGTGAGADPRWVWDTEADPLLAAVTDRGDVPRVNELLRTWKKNGQPLPEELPADVRDFVERARRLPSWADPGKLETSFRFTEKRGLYLGLLYGLASGMVSTVIPHEARAVYHSKGGAAMKDRISKTAKLGYDVMTRNAFAADGEMIVTCVKTRLVHAAVRHLLPQSPQWRQGADQTIPISQRDMMVTWHSLPTTVMRKLTAWEVPIPRAESEGFLHSWQLTAHLLGIEDEYIPASWAEAGAQADQVLTPVLAPTDEGVELADILLNLGSSVDGGVLSTHVLGAMTRFMLGDQVAGWLRIPREPVWDPLLRTAWGPFIAVREGLLPFPLAPAAYWTFDEFLRQAALLFLSEGRPISIEIPTGNRPS encoded by the coding sequence ATGGCCAAGGACGAAGTCAGCCGGCGGCTCGCGTTGAAGCGCGGGGGCACGCTGGGCATCGTGGGCGCGGTGACGGTGGCGTCGCCGTTGTTGTGGACGTGGCCGGCGGAGGCGTCGGTCGCCGGCACCGGGGCGGGCGCGGATCCGCGCTGGGTCTGGGACACCGAAGCCGACCCGCTGCTCGCCGCCGTCACCGACCGCGGCGACGTGCCCCGCGTGAACGAACTGCTGCGGACCTGGAAGAAGAACGGCCAGCCGCTGCCCGAAGAACTGCCCGCGGACGTGCGCGACTTCGTCGAGCGGGCCCGGCGGCTGCCGTCCTGGGCGGACCCGGGCAAGCTCGAGACGTCGTTCCGGTTCACCGAAAAGCGCGGTCTCTACCTCGGGCTGCTGTACGGCCTCGCGAGCGGGATGGTCAGCACGGTGATCCCGCACGAGGCCCGCGCGGTGTACCACTCCAAGGGCGGCGCGGCCATGAAGGACCGCATCTCCAAGACCGCCAAGCTGGGCTACGACGTCATGACCCGCAACGCTTTCGCCGCCGACGGCGAGATGATCGTGACGTGCGTCAAGACACGCCTGGTGCACGCCGCGGTACGCCACCTCCTGCCGCAGTCCCCGCAGTGGCGGCAGGGCGCCGACCAGACGATCCCGATCAGCCAGCGGGACATGATGGTCACGTGGCACAGCCTGCCCACCACCGTCATGCGGAAGCTGACCGCCTGGGAGGTGCCGATCCCGCGCGCGGAGTCCGAGGGGTTCCTGCACTCCTGGCAGCTCACCGCGCACCTGCTCGGCATCGAGGACGAGTACATCCCGGCGTCGTGGGCCGAGGCCGGCGCCCAGGCCGACCAGGTGCTGACGCCGGTGCTGGCGCCGACCGACGAGGGCGTCGAGCTGGCCGACATCCTGCTCAACCTCGGCTCGTCGGTCGACGGCGGCGTCCTCAGCACCCACGTCCTCGGCGCGATGACCCGGTTCATGCTCGGCGACCAGGTCGCCGGCTGGCTGCGCATCCCGCGCGAGCCGGTCTGGGACCCGTTGCTGCGCACCGCGTGGGGCCCGTTCATCGCCGTCCGCGAGGGCCTGCTGCCGTTCCCGCTGGCCCCGGCGGCCTACTGGACCTTCGACGAGTTCCTCCGCCAGGCGGCGCTGCTGTTCCTGTCGGAAGGACGGCCGATCAGCATCGAGATCCCGACGGGCAACCGGCCGTCCTGA
- a CDS encoding class F sortase, translating into MPRRALLIGLLSVLLAGCGASATPAPPPSAAPATTLVRSLPTALDVPAIGARSSLVSLGLNPDRTVEVPPVDQPLQAGWYEYGPTPGEAGPAVILGHIDGDHRKGIFWRLHELKPGEEVHVDREDGGRLTFAVTKVEQIAKKEFPTEAVYGDTTDPELRLITCGGRYDAANRNYLDNVIVYAKLKR; encoded by the coding sequence ATGCCCCGCCGCGCACTGCTGATCGGCCTCCTTTCCGTGCTGCTGGCGGGCTGCGGGGCCTCGGCGACCCCCGCACCGCCGCCGAGCGCGGCCCCCGCCACCACGCTCGTGCGGTCGCTGCCGACCGCGCTCGACGTGCCGGCCATCGGCGCGCGGTCGTCGCTGGTGTCGCTCGGCCTCAACCCCGACCGGACCGTCGAGGTGCCGCCGGTCGACCAGCCGCTGCAGGCCGGCTGGTACGAGTACGGCCCCACGCCGGGCGAGGCCGGGCCGGCGGTCATCCTCGGGCACATCGACGGCGACCACCGGAAGGGCATCTTCTGGCGGCTGCACGAACTCAAGCCGGGCGAAGAGGTCCACGTCGACCGGGAAGACGGCGGGCGGCTGACGTTCGCGGTGACGAAGGTCGAGCAGATCGCCAAGAAGGAGTTCCCGACCGAAGCCGTCTACGGCGACACGACCGACCCGGAACTGCGCCTCATCACCTGCGGCGGCCGGTACGACGCGGCGAACCGCAACTACCTCGACAACGTCATCGTGTACGCGAAGCTCAAGCGCTGA
- a CDS encoding choice-of-anchor P family protein — protein sequence MRTTLLRAGSLAGVTAAILAGSAGVSAADDAVAGSAFGTSAEVSVLPGVLTGGKGITVETGQLAVSSSTGPASASVADVPLEGLVTAKAISSSVVNGAGTVAAKASVAEATLPLLAPVAGRVPSIRVISARCASTDGHVTGSSDLAGVNLGRLGTLPAATGPNQRLGIPGVAEVIVNEQVQRYDGSLEITALHVKLLDGDAKKLGSGDVKLASVTCGPSKERAPQAPPRPGPGQVVVVPAGAPQTGDGSLAAEG from the coding sequence ATGCGCACCACCCTGCTCCGAGCCGGGAGCCTGGCCGGGGTGACGGCCGCCATCCTCGCGGGTTCCGCCGGCGTCTCGGCCGCCGACGACGCCGTCGCCGGGTCCGCTTTCGGTACCTCCGCCGAGGTTTCCGTGCTGCCCGGTGTGCTCACCGGGGGCAAGGGGATCACCGTCGAGACCGGGCAGCTCGCCGTGTCGAGCAGCACCGGGCCCGCTTCGGCGAGCGTCGCCGACGTGCCGCTCGAGGGGCTCGTCACCGCGAAGGCGATCAGCAGCTCCGTGGTGAACGGCGCCGGCACCGTGGCCGCCAAGGCGAGTGTCGCCGAGGCGACGCTGCCGCTGCTCGCGCCGGTCGCCGGGCGAGTGCCGTCGATCCGGGTGATCAGCGCGCGGTGCGCCTCCACCGACGGGCACGTCACCGGCAGCAGCGACCTCGCCGGCGTCAACCTCGGCCGGCTCGGGACGCTGCCCGCCGCCACCGGGCCGAACCAGCGGCTCGGGATCCCCGGGGTGGCCGAGGTGATCGTCAACGAACAGGTCCAGCGCTACGACGGCAGCCTCGAAATCACCGCGCTGCACGTCAAACTCCTCGACGGCGACGCCAAGAAGCTCGGCAGCGGCGACGTCAAGCTCGCGTCGGTCACCTGCGGCCCGTCGAAGGAGCGCGCGCCCCAGGCGCCGCCGCGGCCGGGGCCGGGGCAGGTCGTCGTCGTGCCCGCCGGCGCCCCGCAGACCGGTGACGGCAGCCTCGCCGCGGAGGGCTGA
- a CDS encoding LysR family transcriptional regulator — protein sequence MELRQVEHFLAVVRSGGFTAAAQDVHVVQSALSASIRKLEGELGAPLFDRTTRRVTLTEAGRALLPLAHRIIADVAAARGEVAAVTGLTRGRVSIGTIQTLTVVDLPVKLGEFRLRYPGVRIHVRESTVFDLAAGIAGGELDLSFLAAPEPLAADLFSFASWRQDLVLLCHPGHRLAGRDRIRLPELADEPFVDFSGSGIEVMVARRFADAGVRRHRVCEATHMPLLVDLVAAGLGVSIVPRPVAEKSGLPYARLDGPGFSRAIHLAGRGPQPANPAARALLAHLLDGPSALADGNEEQPEPGEDESHRDGAQPG from the coding sequence ATGGAGCTGCGGCAGGTCGAGCACTTCCTCGCGGTGGTGCGGAGCGGGGGTTTCACGGCGGCGGCGCAGGACGTGCACGTGGTGCAGTCGGCGCTGAGCGCGTCGATCCGGAAGCTCGAAGGGGAGCTGGGTGCCCCGCTGTTCGACCGCACGACGCGCCGCGTCACGCTGACCGAAGCGGGACGAGCGCTGCTGCCACTGGCCCACCGCATCATCGCGGACGTCGCCGCCGCGCGCGGCGAGGTGGCGGCGGTGACCGGCCTGACGCGCGGGCGGGTGTCGATCGGCACGATCCAGACGCTGACGGTCGTGGACCTGCCGGTGAAGCTCGGCGAGTTCCGGCTCCGGTACCCGGGCGTCCGCATCCACGTGCGCGAGAGCACGGTCTTCGACCTGGCGGCGGGCATCGCCGGCGGCGAGCTGGACCTGAGTTTCCTGGCCGCGCCGGAGCCGCTGGCGGCCGACCTGTTCAGCTTCGCGAGCTGGCGCCAGGACCTGGTCCTGCTGTGCCACCCGGGCCACCGGCTCGCCGGCCGCGACCGGATCCGCCTGCCCGAACTGGCCGACGAGCCGTTCGTGGACTTCAGCGGCAGCGGCATCGAGGTGATGGTCGCCCGCCGGTTCGCGGACGCGGGCGTCCGCCGGCACCGCGTCTGCGAGGCGACCCACATGCCCCTGCTCGTCGACCTGGTGGCGGCCGGCCTCGGCGTCTCGATCGTCCCGCGCCCGGTGGCCGAGAAGTCGGGGCTCCCGTACGCCCGGCTCGACGGGCCGGGTTTCAGCCGCGCGATCCACCTCGCCGGCCGCGGCCCCCAACCGGCGAACCCGGCCGCCAGGGCCCTGCTGGCGCACCTGCTGGACGGGCCGTCAGCGCTCGCGGACGGGAACGAAGAGCAACCCGAACCCGGTGAGGACGAGAGCCATCGCGACGGTGCTCAACCCGGTTAA
- a CDS encoding YkvA family protein codes for MGTGSFWWDLLIAVAGALVLAWLALIVALLAVRPRGGLLTEALRLLPDLLRLLRRLAADKTLPRGVRIRLGLLLAYLALPIDLVPDFIPVLGYADDAIIVAAVLRSVVRRAGLDAVRVHWPGSDDGFAALTRLAGMGAR; via the coding sequence GTGGGTACGGGCTCGTTCTGGTGGGATCTGCTGATCGCCGTCGCCGGTGCGCTGGTGCTCGCCTGGCTCGCCCTGATCGTCGCGCTGCTGGCCGTCCGGCCGCGGGGCGGGCTGCTCACGGAAGCCCTCCGCCTGCTGCCGGACCTGCTGCGGCTCCTGCGGCGGCTCGCCGCGGACAAGACCCTGCCCCGCGGGGTGCGGATCCGGCTCGGCCTGCTGCTGGCCTACCTCGCGCTGCCGATCGACCTGGTCCCGGACTTCATCCCCGTGCTCGGCTACGCCGACGACGCCATCATCGTCGCCGCTGTGCTGCGGAGCGTGGTGCGGCGGGCCGGGCTCGACGCCGTCCGGGTGCACTGGCCCGGGTCCGACGACGGTTTCGCCGCCCTCACCCGCCTCGCCGGGATGGGGGCGCGCTGA
- a CDS encoding TIGR03619 family F420-dependent LLM class oxidoreductase, with protein MEFGISYSTPFFGADPETLLGFARDAEEFGFESFYLPEHVALHPGAKIGAMALPPSLPFADPLACLSFVAAGTRRILLGTGVLLLPYHHPVTLAKRLATIDVLSGGRMRLLTVGVGALPGEARAVGVDFATRGRRADEAIDVLRALWAGDESGVGFEGDFYSFDDACVYPKPLAELPIHVGGSSPAAARRAGVRGDGYFPGGMLTAEERRRQFSLARTTAAAAGRDPDRLEYTRWGSLDMSPEDVEVLAAEGVTRVVVSPDSAEPGRRREVMAAFARRFGLG; from the coding sequence GTGGAGTTCGGGATCAGTTACAGCACACCCTTCTTCGGCGCCGACCCGGAAACGCTCCTGGGGTTCGCCCGGGACGCGGAGGAGTTCGGGTTCGAGTCCTTCTACCTGCCGGAGCACGTCGCGCTCCACCCCGGCGCGAAGATCGGGGCGATGGCGCTGCCGCCGTCGCTGCCGTTCGCGGATCCGCTGGCGTGCTTGAGCTTCGTGGCCGCCGGGACGCGCCGCATCCTGCTGGGCACCGGTGTCCTGCTGCTGCCGTACCACCACCCGGTGACCCTCGCCAAGCGGCTGGCGACGATCGACGTCCTTTCCGGCGGCCGCATGCGGCTGCTCACGGTGGGCGTCGGCGCGCTGCCGGGCGAGGCCCGGGCGGTCGGGGTCGATTTCGCGACCCGCGGGCGGCGGGCGGACGAGGCGATCGACGTCCTGCGCGCGCTGTGGGCGGGCGACGAGTCGGGGGTCGGCTTCGAGGGGGATTTCTATTCCTTCGACGACGCCTGCGTGTACCCGAAACCGTTGGCGGAGCTGCCGATCCACGTGGGCGGATCGAGCCCGGCCGCGGCACGGCGGGCCGGGGTGCGCGGGGACGGGTACTTCCCCGGCGGGATGCTCACGGCGGAGGAGCGTCGCCGGCAGTTTTCGCTCGCCCGGACGACGGCGGCCGCCGCCGGGCGTGATCCGGACCGGCTGGAGTACACGCGGTGGGGTTCCCTCGACATGTCGCCGGAGGACGTCGAAGTGCTTGCGGCGGAAGGGGTTACCCGGGTGGTGGTCAGTCCGGACAGTGCTGAGCCCGGGCGGCGGCGGGAGGTGATGGCTGCTTTCGCTCGGCGGTTCGGGTTGGGGTAG
- a CDS encoding zinc-binding dehydrogenase, whose translation MKMRAAVCVRPGGPDVLEVREVPVPVVRPGWSLVHVRGAGLNRSELRTRQGHSPTVTFPRVLGIECVGVLAESTDPALAEGTTVAAVMGELGRRFDGGYAEYALVPNALLMPVETTLPWPVLAALPETFMTAQGALDTLDLEPGHRLLIRGGTSSVGMAAASLAAAHGVETTATTRRPAKAAALPTDHTLVDDGTPLAAGVRTIWPEGPDHVLDLVGATTALDSLSLVRRGGTVCVAGSLSGWVIPELEPIAMIPSGTKLTAFHSDTVKGNAPVLQRIVDAVEAGTCPSHLDRVFALDDIVAAHRAMEDDDGTGKFVVLP comes from the coding sequence ATGAAGATGAGAGCAGCGGTCTGCGTCCGGCCCGGCGGCCCGGACGTGCTGGAGGTCCGCGAGGTCCCGGTCCCGGTGGTCCGCCCCGGCTGGAGCCTGGTCCACGTCCGGGGCGCGGGCCTGAACCGGTCGGAGCTGAGGACCCGCCAGGGCCACTCCCCCACGGTGACGTTCCCGCGCGTGCTGGGGATCGAATGCGTCGGCGTCCTGGCCGAATCGACCGACCCCGCGCTCGCCGAGGGCACCACCGTCGCCGCGGTGATGGGCGAGCTGGGCAGGCGGTTCGACGGCGGCTACGCCGAGTACGCCCTGGTGCCGAACGCCCTGCTGATGCCCGTCGAGACGACGTTGCCGTGGCCGGTCCTGGCCGCGCTGCCCGAAACGTTCATGACCGCCCAGGGCGCCCTGGACACCCTGGACCTCGAGCCCGGCCACCGCCTGCTGATCCGCGGCGGCACGTCGTCGGTGGGCATGGCCGCCGCGTCACTCGCGGCCGCGCACGGCGTCGAGACCACCGCCACGACCCGCCGCCCGGCTAAAGCAGCGGCGTTGCCCACCGACCACACCCTGGTCGACGACGGCACCCCACTGGCGGCCGGCGTCCGCACGATCTGGCCCGAGGGCCCGGACCACGTCCTCGACCTGGTCGGCGCGACCACGGCCCTGGACTCCCTGAGCCTGGTCCGCCGCGGCGGCACCGTGTGCGTGGCCGGATCGCTCAGCGGCTGGGTGATCCCGGAGCTGGAGCCGATCGCGATGATCCCGTCCGGCACGAAGCTCACCGCCTTCCACAGTGACACCGTCAAGGGCAACGCGCCTGTCCTGCAACGAATCGTCGACGCGGTCGAAGCCGGGACCTGTCCGTCCCATCTGGACCGTGTTTTCGCCTTGGACGACATCGTCGCGGCCCACCGCGCCATGGAGGACGACGACGGCACTGGCAAGTTCGTCGTCCTCCCGTAG